GAAGCACCCACTTTCTTCCTCAGTGTAGCAGCCGCAGCGCTTAGTCAGGTGTGACACGGTAACCAAGATTTGAGAACAGTGAGTTCACAACGCTAAAGTACCAGCACAGACCCTTACAGGGCTCCCAGACGGCAGTGTGGCATTGGCAAACTCTTACTGTGCACCACTTAAAATTAAgcaattattttttgtaatgggagggaaaggcCTCTTAAAAAATTAGTCCGGCTCGggccaggtatctcagttggttagtgtcacCCAGTTACACCAAGGTTGCCGGTTCCATCCCCCATCCtgcgtcagggcacatgcaagaagccaccaatgaatgcattcgTAAGTAGAACAGgaaatcggtgtttctctccttttctctccccactcccgtcaaatccattttaaaaacGTAGTCTGTAGTTTCAGGGTCTACTGTGAACTGGAAGGCTGCTCAAGCACTTTGGTCTTAACCTCCCCCTTCACAACAGAAGCAGGATCAGGGGTCCCTGGCCTGAGAACCTAGGGATCTGAGGCGGCCACTTCCCTGGTCGGCACTCTGACCACTATTGCCCCACACAGGCCCCTGTGCCCACCTCGCCCCACCCGCGCCATGGCCCTGCTCAGCATCAACGAGCTGCTGCCAAACACCATCCTGCTGGAGGTGTTCACGCACGTGCCAGCCCGACAGCTGCTGCTGCGCTGCCGACCCGTGTGCAGCCTCTGGCGGGACCTCATCGACACGGCGACCCTCTGGAAACTCAAGAGCCTGCATGACAGCTTCATCACCGAGGACTGGGACCAGCCGGTGGCCGACTGGAAGAGCTTCTATTTTTTGTGCATCCTCCGCAGGAACCTCCTGCGCAACCCGTGTGCGGAAGGTGGGCtaacctcaggacctttgcacttgctatgcCCACGCTACCCAGAGAGTCCTCTCAGAACCTAGCACCCACCGTGCTCCCTCGGTCCCTCTTCCTTCTTGAGGCCTCAGTTCGGGGACCTGCCCTGGCCCATCTGAAAGCAGCGTTCCCTACCTCTGTCCTTCCACCTCCATCCAGTTCCCTCTTAGACCTTTTCACACCCTAGAAGTACCTTTCAGCTCTCTTCTTTGTCAAAAACCTCCTGCTTGCCTCTGTACATCCAGCGTCCACAGCACCTTCACACGGCAGGTGCTCGAGAGGATGAACCCACCGCAGGTCCACGCTCCCCCTTCGCTCAGTCCGAGCTGCCTGAGGTCCGTGGGGGCtgcttctgtgccaggcactgtcctgagcTCTTCCCAAGTGTGACTGCCTCCCTTATCCCCATTATGTGGGTGACGAAAAGGAGGCTTTTGAGAGGTGGCTGCAGTCACATGATTTGAGGCCCGTTTCTCTCGTGTTCTTGTGCTCGCTAGGGTTTCTCCCCTTCATGCAGCCACCTACTACGTCCCAGGCACCGTGCCCCTTGTGGGGGCTACAGCAGCAACCGACTAAGAGGCGCTGTGTGTGTACTTGGAGTCCCTCTCACCCGGGTCCCAGGGGCTGGCCCATTAAGGCAGGTCGGCTGCAGGGTGCAGGTGGGAACAGGAGGCCCAGATCGGGACGGCTGTCTGGCCGGGAGACCCAGAAACGCCCAGCTGCTGAAGGCCCTTGGGCCCCTCAGCACCCCACAGCCAGTGGCCCCACACTCAGAGCTCCCCCTCACGCCCCAGGGTCCCTCTCagaagctacccagccaggccaCCATCTCGGCTCACACAGCTCGGtgcagcccagctcctggccGCCCGTCTGCCTCTGTGCTGCACAGGCCCTAGGCCCCTGGGGGGTGGGTGCGGAGCGGGCCCCTgtagagaaagcaagggagggagctgggaaagCGCCCCTGGTGCTGGTTCTGGCAAGCCTTGGTGAGAACCCGCTGTTCCTTGTTGTGTGAAGGGCTTCTCAGCTCAGTCTGAAGGGGGAGACGGGAACCTGCTGCCCGAGCTGGTGGGAACCCTTCTGCAAACGGGGGCCCActgcaccccacccacccagaggAGGCCTGTTCTCCCAGCTGTtacccctcccaccctgggcagAGGTTTCCTGGGACCCAGCAACAAACCTGTAAATGGTCCTCACGCCCCTCAGGTCCCCGTGACATGGTTAGGACGCCTGGGGGCAATGTCAGTTGTCCCACTGGGACACACTCACATGAGCCACTAGGAACGGAagtagcaccctggctggtgggactcagtggactgagtatccACCTGCAAACCAGAAGTTCCCCTGTCCGATTccctgtcggggcacatgcctgggtcgtgggccacgTCCCCAAGTTGGggggcatgtcagaggcaaccgatccatgtttctcctgcacgtcagtgtttctctccctctctttacccgtccctccccctctctctaaaaataagtaaaatctttaatttaaaaagatcatcaattttaaaaaaagaacaaaggtatCATCCTAATGTATAGTTCTGAGGACCGAAACCTGGGTATTTCCAGGAGATCCTCAGCAGCATGGAGGTGAGAAAAGGTGAGGCTTTGCCCCAGCCTCACGTGAGGAGTCCAGCTGGTCAAGGACACAGCAGGGGGGGCAGGTCCCAGATCAGAAGCAGTACCCTGGGGACAGGTGGGAATGGGCTGGGGGAGCTGAGCTTTGAAGGGGTGTTCCCAGGTGCAGGGGGCACAGCTTGGGATCTGAGAGTGTGAGCAGGCCCTGCCTTTCAgcgcccccttccccctccctcccaggacaaAATGGGGAGGGCTAGGCTGTGCGTTTTCATTTACCTAGCTCCTGTCTCTTGCAGAGGGTATGACAGCCTGGCATATTGACGCCAATGGGGGTGACGAGTGGAAGGTGGAGAGCTTACCTGGAGCCTATGGCACAGACTTCCCCAGCCCCCACGTCAGGAACTACTTCTCCACATCCTATGAGTAAGACACACTGACCCGAGCaggctgggttgtgggcaggaGGGTCAGGACACCTTTTGCCAGACCCCAGGCCAACCTCCTCAGGGGCTCCAGGAGGCTGGGAGCCCGTGGGCCAGTGAGGCTGTCAGGGTGTCTACAGGCTGTCCCTAACCTGGGAGTGTGGattccctggggccctgggagacTGGGCATAGGGACTGGGATCAGACGCCCCCAGGCTCAAAGGGGTCAGACTCCCTGCATGTTTCTTACGGGTGTACACGGAGCTAGGAGCCAGAGTCAGCACCAGCCAGCAGCTGCCCTGCAGCGGTCAGGGGACACTGCTGGGTCCCCTGAGGCACCTCCCGGGTCCGGGCCATGCAGAGCACACCTGGGAGTGCAagcctctcctcctgctccctagACTCTGCCTCAAGTCCCAGACGGTGAACCTCAAAGCCGAGGGCTACTGGGAGGAGCTGATGGACGAGGTCCGGCCTGACATTGTGGTGACGGACTGGTGAGTGCTGCCGGGGCCCGAGTTGTGCATCCTCCCCTCATCCTGAGGACGCCCGGGGCGAGTGCCTGTTCTGTGCCCGGTAGcgtcctggggcaggggctgcccccaAGCCCGGCCACGCCCTCCCCATCGCCAGACCCGGCACTTGCTCATCCAGTAGCACCTTCccgcctccccaccaccctgttAGCAGTGGACACCGACCCCACTTTAcactggggagactgaggcctaCAGATGAGGTGTCACCAACAGGCACTgcagcaacagccagcctagcTCCAGCCTCCCTGGACCTCACGGTGCTCACGTGCCTTGTCTGCCTCCCCGCCCTGGTCCCCGTGCAGCCCACACCTCCCACGTTCCTCCTCTGGACACAGCTGTGCGGGGCTCTGACTCGGCCATGGCAGAAGCAGGACCCCAgtcccaggcagggccagccctCTGAGggcggaggggcagggacagacaGGCGGACAGAGCTGCGGGGGCTCGGGCGGGAGCAGCGGGGCTGAGTGGAGGGCGAGCTCTGTGTCGGCCCCGACTGCCCGGGCCACCGCTCCCTCAACCTCCTGCGGAGGCCACAGCCCGGCCCCCGGCAGCCTGCAGGTGACACCACTCCCACTGCCTGGGCCTTCatctctgtgctctgccttttAAGGCGAACTCTTCTCTGCAACCCCCAAAAGGGTCGCCCTTTTCCCAGAcacagaaactgaggcccagcccaGGCAGACTGCTTCCCGGGGTCCAGGGAGCGCCGAGGGTGGGCCTCGTGGGCTGCACAGGAAATGAACCTCAAGAGCTCCAATGTGCaggcctgctgcctgcccccaACCGGGGCCACCCTTTGTCTTGGGGTGCACAgtcctcagccccccaccccgctcgCCTAGGTACGCCGCGAGAGGAGACTGCGGCTGCACCTACCGCATCCGAGTGCAGCTGCTTTCTGCCGACTACAGCACCTTGGCCTCCTTCGAGCCCCCACCCGTGACCATCCCTCAGTGGAACGATGCCACGTGGACAGAGGTGAGGCCTCCATGGCTCGCCTGCCACCCACTTCTGCCAGGGCCTGCACCGCCCCCGGCACTGCCACCTGGGGCTCGTGCCCTCCCCATCCTGGTGGTcacttcctctgccctcccttcaGGTCACCCACACCTTCTCGGACTACCCCCGGGGCGTCCGCCACATCCTCTTCCAGCACGGGGGCAAAGACACCCAGTTCTGGGCAGGCTGGTACGGGCCGCGTGTCACCAACAGCAGCATCGTCATCAGACCCAAGGTCACCAGGAACCCGGCGCCCTCCACCGGCCAGCACAGGCCCAGGTAGGGGCGGGAGGAGGtactgacccccccaccccctgcctcatTCTACAGGCCCTCCTGGCAGTCTGTCATCTGACAGCTGCTTATCCGGCCTCTGTCGCTGCCAGCCCAGGGACCTCCTGCCACAGTCCTAAGCTTGGGCAACCCCACCAGATTGTCCTAACTTTCTGTTACAACTTACTCTTAAATATAGCTCTGccattttttcataataaatgttttcagtaaaACCCGCCTGGGTTGGGTGTaggagtgggggggagggtgttggGGTCCCTGGCACTTTGACAGGGAAGTGGTCCTTGCCCCAGGTGGACTTGGCTGCATCTGGCCCTCCCGCTACAGGTGGTGGGAGCCCAGGTCGGCCCTTGGGGCCCTTTATTGAAACAACTCACAGCACAGTGTTTGAGACAGTGTTGGCTGGCGAACCCCAGGGAACCGAGGCGTGCAAGTCCCACAGCCTTCCTGCCCTTCTGGGGAAGTTCCTCCATGCAGTCAGCCAGCCCCGAGCAGCCCCGAGCTGGAGGGCGAGCCATCCATACACAGAGGCAATAAGAGCACTTGGAATCAGGGGCGCCCTGCAGCGCTGCCTGAGGCTGAGGGCCCCCAAAGTCCGACAGCTGTGGCatctgcagggggcgggggggggaggggcagacacaCCCTCAGCTGCTTTTATGGGCTCGTTCGACCACGTAGAGCTGCATCTGACGGACAGGAACAAATGACCACgtcgggtggggcgggggcgggggggagactGCCTCATTGGGGCACGTGTGTGGTGAGCCCACAAGCCCCTGGCAGGCGGCTCTCTGCCAAGGGTCGGGGTGCACGGCCAGAGCCAGAAGTGAAGGGAGAGGGGCGTGGGAGGAGCCTTACACCAGCACTCCCTGGAAGTGCCCCCAGCCTTGTGCACAAGGCCTCGGCACAGCCTATAAAGCCTTCCCCGTGCTTCTGTGTGGGTGCAGGGTGTTCCCTCCCCACCGCGCCCACCTGGGGGACCCACTAGGACAGCTGCCTTCCCAGGCCCCCCAGAGTCCACACCCTTGTGCTGTGGTGTTCagatgtggggggagggaagccttcctggaaaCGGGGGGCTCTACACCTGCGTACTTccgtttggttttggttttggccCAGTGATAGAAGTGAGGAACTGTTGTGCCAAATGCTTTTCTTAGCTGTTCCCGTCCCTCTGAGGCTGGGACACTTATCGCCTCCCTGTCACAGCCTCACAAGTGAGTCACTGCAGGCCAGGATTCGAACCCGGGCAGCCTCGCTCACGGCCCCAGAAGTGCTTTTCGGTTCCTGGGCCTTTCCCAGCGGCTCTGGCCTGACCACCATGCAGGAGGGAAGGGGCGGGCTCACGGGGTTGCTTATCATGCCTGGCTTCCGGGCCGAAGCACCCACTTTCTTCCTCAGTGTAGCAGCCGCAGCGCTTAGTCAGCTGTGACACGGTAACCAAGATTTGAGAACAGTGAGTTCACAACGCTAAAGTACCAGCACAGACCCTTACAGGGCTCCCAGACGGCAGTGTGGCATTGGCAAACTCTTACTGTGCACCACTTAAAATTAAgcaattattttttgtaatgggagggaaaggcCTCTTAAAAGATTAGTCCGGCTCGggccaggtatctcagttggttagtgtcacCCAGTTACACCAAGGTTGCCGGTTCCATCCCCCATCCtgcgtcagggcacatgcaagaagccaccaatgaatgcattccTAAGTACAACAGgaaatcggtgtttctctccttttctctccccacccccgtcaaatccattttaaaaacatagtctGTAGTTTGAGGGTCTACTGTGAACTGGAAGGCTGCTCAAGCACTTTGGTCTTAACCTCCCCCTTCACAACAGAAGCAGGATCAGGGGTCCCTGGCCTGGGAACCTAGGGATCTGAGGCGGCCACCTCCCTGGTCGGCACTCTGACCATTGGCgcactccccctccccatccccccacagGCCCCAGGTGTACAGATTTCCACCCATGCACACACCTCGACCCACCCCAGCCATGGCCCTGGTCGGCATCAACAGGCTGATGCCGATGCCGATCCTGCTGGAGGTGTTCACGCACGTGCCAGCCCAACAACTGCTGCTGCGCTGCCGACCCGTGTGCAGCCTCTGGCGGGACCTCATCAACACGGCGACCCTCTGGAAACTCAAGAGCCTGCGTGACGGCTTCATCACCGAGGACTGGGACCAGCCCGTGGCCGACTGGAAGAGCTTCTATTTTTTGTGCATCCTCCGCAGGAACCTCCTGCGCAACCCGTGTGCGGAAGGTGGGCtaacctcaggacctttgcacttgctatgcCCACGCTACCCAGAGAGTCCTCTCAGAACCTAGCACCCACCATGCTCCCTCGGTCCCTCTTCCTTCTTGAGGCCTCAGTTCGGGGACCTGCCCTGGCCCATCTGAAAGCAGCGTTCCCTACCTCTGTCCTTCCACCTCCATCCAGTTCCCTCTTAGACCTTTTCACACCCTAGAAGTCCCTTTTCAGCTCTTTTCTTTGTCAAAAACCTCCTGCTTGCCTCTGTACATCCAGCGTCCACAGCACCTTCACACAGCAGGTGCTCGAGAGGATGAACCCACCGCAGGTCCAAGCTCCCCCTTCGCTCAGTCCGAGCTGCCTGAGGTCCGTGGGGGCtgcttctgtgccaggcactgtcctgagcTCTTCCCAAGTGTGACTGCCTCCCTTATCCCCATTATGTGGGTGACGAAAAGGAGGCTTTTGAGAGGTGGCTGCAGTCACATGATTTGAGGCCCGTTTCTCTCGTGTTCTTGTGCTCGCTAGGGTTTCTCCCCTTCTGCAGCCACCTACTACGTCCCAGGCACCGTGCCCCTTGTGGGGGCTACAGCAGCAACCGACTAAGAGGCGCTGTGTGTGTACTTGGAGTCCCTCTCACCCGGGTCCCAGGGGCTGGCCCATTAAGGCAGGTCGGCTGCAGGGTGCAGGTGGGAACAGGAGGCCCAGATCGGGACGGCTGTCTGGCCGGGAGACCCAGAAACGCCCAGCTGCTGAAGGCCCTTGGGCCCCTCAGCACCCCACAGCCAGTGGCCCCACACTCAGAGCTCCCCCTCACGCCCCAGGGTCCCTCTCAGAAGCTGCCCAGCTCGGCTCACACAGCTCAGCTCACACAGCTCGGtgcagcccagctcctggccGCCTGTGCTGCCCGTCTGCCTGTGCGCTGCACAGGCCCTAGGCCCCTGGGGGGTGGGTGCGGAGCGGGCCCCTgcagaggaagcaagggagggagctgggaaagCGCCCCTGGTGCTGGTTCTGGCAAGCCTTGGTGAGAACCCGCTGTTCCTTGTTGTGTGAAGGGCTTCTCAGCTCGGTCTGAAGGGGGAGATGGGAACCTGCTGCCCGAAAATGGTCCTCACGCCCCTCAGGTTCCGGTGACATGGTTAGGACATCAGGGGCAATGTCAGTTGTCCCACTGGGACACACTCACATGAGCCACTAGGAACGGAagtagcaccctggctggtgggactcagtggactgagtgtccaCCTGCAAACCAGAAGTTCCCCTGTCCGATTccctgtcggggcacatgcctgggctgcgggccacaTCCCCAAGTTGGggggc
This Phyllostomus discolor isolate MPI-MPIP mPhyDis1 chromosome 5, mPhyDis1.pri.v3, whole genome shotgun sequence DNA region includes the following protein-coding sequences:
- the LOC114496503 gene encoding F-box only protein 6-like: MALLSINELLPNTILLEVFTHVPARQLLLRCRPVCSLWRDLIDTATLWKLKSLHDSFITEDWDQPVADWKSFYFLCILRRNLLRNPCAEEGMTAWHIDANGGDEWKVESLPGAYGTDFPSPHVRNYFSTSYELCLKSQTVNLKAEGYWEELMDEVRPDIVVTDWYAARGDCGCTYRIRVQLLSADYSTLASFEPPPVTIPQWNDATWTEVTHTFSDYPRGVRHILFQHGGKDTQFWAGWYGPRVTNSSIVIRPKVTRNPAPSTGQHRPR